One Brassica napus cultivar Da-Ae chromosome C4, Da-Ae, whole genome shotgun sequence genomic region harbors:
- the LOC106394737 gene encoding BON1-associated protein 1-like isoform X2 translates to MIYLGRIDPLFYTTMTKTLEIDIRSAEGLKINRRLIKKKKTFAVARIGEKSSRPSSLDDSGGSNPKWNFKSEMPMKGSVQFISIEVFYRTRCGREKQIGEARIPATDFMGRNDDVHGFFFV, encoded by the exons ATGATATATTTAGGCAGAATAGATCCTCTGTTTTATACAACAATGACAAAAACACTTGAGATTGACATAAGATCCGCAGAGGGGCTCAAGATAAACCGGAGACTGATCAAGAAGAAAAAGACTTTCGCCGTCGCAAGGATCGGCGAGAAGTCGTCTCGACCTTCGAGTCTCGACGACTCGGGAGGAAGCAATCCAAAGTGGAACTTCAAGTCGGAGATGCCGATGAAAGGGAGTGTACAGTTTATCTCCATTGAGGTATTTTATCGAACACGTTGTGGGCGCGAGAAGCAAATCGGAGAAGCTCGGATTCCAGCGACGGATTTCATGGGAAG AAACGACGATGTTcatggcttcttcttcgtctGA
- the LOC106394737 gene encoding BON1-associated protein 1-like isoform X1 produces the protein MIYLGRIDPLFYTTMTKTLEIDIRSAEGLKINRRLIKKKKTFAVARIGEKSSRPSSLDDSGGSNPKWNFKSEMPMKGSVQFISIEVFYRTRCGREKQIGEARIPATDFMGRYSHEGHLNFLSYRLRDEYGDKCGIVNVSIVVKPHSTETTMFMASSSSETPSIDGYRGRTVTGLPVWRVTT, from the coding sequence ATGATATATTTAGGCAGAATAGATCCTCTGTTTTATACAACAATGACAAAAACACTTGAGATTGACATAAGATCCGCAGAGGGGCTCAAGATAAACCGGAGACTGATCAAGAAGAAAAAGACTTTCGCCGTCGCAAGGATCGGCGAGAAGTCGTCTCGACCTTCGAGTCTCGACGACTCGGGAGGAAGCAATCCAAAGTGGAACTTCAAGTCGGAGATGCCGATGAAAGGGAGTGTACAGTTTATCTCCATTGAGGTATTTTATCGAACACGTTGTGGGCGCGAGAAGCAAATCGGAGAAGCTCGGATTCCAGCGACGGATTTCATGGGAAGGTATTCACATGAAGGTCATTTGAATTTCTTGAGCTATAGATTAAGAGATGAGTATGGTGATAAATGTGGAATTGTGAATGTTTCGATTGTGGTTAAACCCCATTCCACAGAAACGACGATGTTcatggcttcttcttcgtctGAGACGCCGTCGATTGATGGGTATCGTGGTCGGACTGTAACTGGACTTCCGGTTTGGCGTGTGACAACATAA